A single genomic interval of Rhodobacter sp. 24-YEA-8 harbors:
- a CDS encoding response regulator, producing MKTDSKEYLNVLGLVAVVAIMLASFVADLNIPLGHAVWLGYLLALAVSFSLRFLWLPSAIAVAGIVMLILGYVLDERENNVAIALSNRSLASASLVFLAVAGTFMVRNRLRIAAEDWRKSIEMALAKALEGDLSRVQIGENTLRLVSGALGARAAVLWEKQQDSLIPVASWGTANTAEALHEGQPGRQAGHLRRALQGNETVVLKAPGEAALDWGSGLMRGRSACSVIVPTRENGVVNGVIEIGLDREPTDAERQLIESLGDKAGVELRSALYREEVQQLLDETRQQSEELRSHSERLADTNAELEEQTEALKRSEGLLRDQQAALEEQNAQLEQQTAEMEEQRDTLAASGRKLAEQAEELARESRYKSEFVANMSHELRTPLNALLIMARLLSENRGGNLTGEQVRWAETVESSGKDLLRLINDILDLARIEAGKVAISPEPSDPREIVQRITRAFTFAASEKGLKLETEIAGDIPGIITDPARVEQILRNFVGNALKFTDHGAVTLSLTREGEGVRFRVKDTGIGIDPEQHKAVFEAFRQADGSISRRFGGTGLGLAISRDLAALLEGQITLESAPGKGSVFSLSLPKTLKEIDELPPAELRPGLKPAAPRAAETQPIPKRGPGQIIDLSDDRGELGEEDRSLLIVEDDPAFARILLDLAHERGFRAIVVSSADDAVRAAQTYLPVGVILDMGLPDHSGLTVLDRLKRAPATRHIPVHVVSAADHTRDAMAKGAVNYLMKPVARESLIEALDSIEFQANSRIRRLLVVEDDPAQLSGIKALLGSDAVEVTGAATTAAALAACRNKTFDCIVLDMNLPDGTGFDLLEQLSQDETASFPPVIVYTARALSEAEEQRLRRHSQSIIVKGAKSPERLIDEVTLFLHQVVSDLPQRQREMLAASLNRDAELDGRRILVVEDDVRNIYALTGVLEPHGVDIRIARNGREALDMLGRVTDGAEPPVDLVLMDVMMPEMDGLTATKEIRRISKWRALPIIMLTAKAMADDQAKCLAAGANDYLAKPLDVDKLLSLIRVWMPK from the coding sequence ATGAAGACTGACAGCAAAGAGTATCTCAACGTTCTCGGTCTGGTCGCCGTCGTGGCGATTATGCTGGCCAGCTTCGTCGCCGATCTGAATATCCCGCTGGGCCATGCGGTCTGGCTGGGCTATCTTCTGGCGCTGGCAGTCAGCTTCTCACTGCGGTTCCTCTGGCTGCCCTCGGCGATCGCGGTGGCGGGCATAGTGATGCTGATCCTGGGCTATGTGCTGGATGAGCGCGAAAACAACGTCGCAATCGCGCTTTCGAACCGCAGTCTTGCCTCGGCCTCGCTGGTCTTTCTGGCCGTTGCCGGGACGTTCATGGTGCGAAACCGTCTGCGCATCGCGGCCGAGGACTGGCGCAAGAGCATCGAGATGGCGCTGGCGAAAGCGCTCGAGGGCGATCTGAGCCGGGTGCAGATCGGCGAGAATACGCTGCGGCTGGTCTCCGGGGCGCTTGGGGCGCGGGCGGCGGTCCTGTGGGAAAAGCAGCAGGACAGCCTGATCCCCGTCGCCTCCTGGGGAACAGCCAACACGGCCGAGGCTCTGCATGAAGGCCAGCCCGGTCGGCAGGCCGGCCATCTGCGCCGGGCATTGCAGGGTAATGAAACCGTGGTGCTTAAGGCACCGGGAGAGGCGGCGCTTGACTGGGGGTCGGGGCTGATGCGGGGCCGGTCCGCCTGTTCGGTGATCGTGCCCACCCGCGAAAATGGCGTGGTCAACGGGGTGATCGAGATCGGCCTAGACCGCGAGCCGACCGATGCCGAACGGCAGCTGATCGAAAGCCTTGGCGACAAGGCCGGGGTCGAGTTGCGCTCGGCTTTGTACCGCGAGGAAGTGCAGCAGCTGCTGGATGAGACCCGCCAGCAATCCGAGGAATTGCGCAGCCATTCCGAGCGGCTGGCCGACACCAATGCCGAGCTTGAGGAACAGACCGAGGCGCTCAAGCGCAGCGAAGGACTGCTGCGCGATCAGCAGGCGGCGCTGGAAGAACAGAACGCCCAGCTTGAGCAGCAGACTGCCGAGATGGAAGAGCAGCGCGACACCCTGGCGGCCTCCGGGCGCAAGCTGGCCGAACAGGCCGAGGAACTGGCCCGCGAAAGCCGCTACAAATCCGAATTCGTCGCCAATATGTCGCATGAGCTGCGCACGCCGCTGAATGCGCTTTTGATCATGGCGCGGCTGCTCAGCGAAAACCGTGGTGGCAATCTGACGGGCGAACAGGTCCGCTGGGCCGAAACGGTGGAAAGCTCGGGCAAGGATCTGCTGCGCCTGATCAATGACATCCTGGATCTGGCCCGGATCGAAGCCGGCAAGGTGGCGATCTCGCCCGAGCCCAGCGATCCGCGCGAGATTGTGCAGCGCATCACGCGCGCCTTCACCTTCGCGGCGTCGGAAAAAGGTCTGAAGCTTGAAACCGAGATTGCCGGGGATATTCCCGGCATCATCACCGACCCTGCGCGGGTCGAGCAGATTCTGCGCAATTTCGTCGGAAATGCGCTGAAATTCACCGATCACGGCGCGGTCACGCTGTCGCTGACGCGTGAGGGCGAGGGCGTGCGCTTCCGGGTGAAGGATACCGGTATCGGCATCGATCCCGAACAGCACAAGGCTGTATTCGAGGCGTTCCGCCAGGCGGATGGCTCGATCTCGCGCCGCTTTGGTGGCACCGGACTTGGCCTTGCGATCTCGCGCGATCTCGCCGCCCTTCTGGAAGGGCAGATCACGCTGGAAAGTGCGCCCGGCAAGGGAAGTGTCTTCTCACTCTCGCTGCCGAAAACCCTGAAAGAGATCGATGAACTGCCGCCTGCAGAGCTGCGGCCCGGACTGAAGCCCGCCGCCCCGCGCGCCGCAGAAACGCAGCCCATACCCAAGCGCGGTCCGGGCCAGATCATCGACCTGAGTGACGATCGCGGCGAGCTGGGCGAGGAGGACCGCAGCCTGCTGATCGTCGAGGATGATCCCGCCTTTGCCCGTATCCTGCTTGATCTTGCGCATGAGCGCGGCTTTCGCGCGATTGTGGTCAGCAGTGCCGATGATGCGGTCCGGGCTGCGCAGACCTATTTGCCGGTGGGCGTGATCCTGGATATGGGCCTGCCCGATCATTCCGGCCTGACGGTGCTGGACCGCCTGAAACGCGCGCCCGCGACCCGGCATATTCCGGTCCATGTCGTCTCGGCCGCCGATCACACCCGCGATGCCATGGCGAAGGGCGCGGTGAATTACCTGATGAAGCCGGTGGCACGCGAATCCCTGATCGAGGCGCTCGACAGTATCGAATTCCAGGCCAACAGCCGGATCCGCCGCCTGCTGGTGGTCGAGGATGATCCCGCGCAGCTGTCTGGGATCAAGGCGCTTCTCGGCTCGGATGCGGTCGAGGTCACCGGTGCCGCGACAACCGCCGCCGCACTGGCAGCCTGCCGCAACAAAACCTTCGACTGTATCGTGCTGGATATGAACCTGCCCGACGGGACGGGGTTCGATCTTCTCGAACAGCTGAGCCAGGACGAGACCGCCTCTTTCCCGCCGGTGATCGTCTATACGGCACGCGCCCTCTCCGAAGCTGAGGAGCAGCGCCTGCGCCGTCATTCGCAGTCGATCATCGTCAAAGGTGCAAAATCGCCCGAGAGGCTGATCGATGAGGTGACGCTGTTCCTGCATCAGGTGGTCTCGGATCTGCCGCAGCGTCAGCGCGAGATGCTGGCGGCCTCGCTGAACCGCGATGCGGAACTGGACGGGCGCCGCATTCTTGTGGTCGAGGATGATGTCCGCAATATCTACGCCCTGACCGGGGTGCTGGAGCCGCATGGCGTCGATATCCGCATCGCCCGCAATGGCCGCGAGGCGCTGGATATGCTGGGCCGGGTGACGGATGGCGCCGAGCCACCGGTCGATCTGGTGCTGATGGATGTGATGATGCCCGAGATGGACGGGCTGACCGCGACCAAAGAGATCCGGCGCATTTCGAAATGGCGGGCCCTGCCGATCATCATGCTGACGGCGAAAGCCATGGCCGATGATCAGGCCAAATGCCTTGCCGCCGGGGCGAATGACTACCTCGCCAAACCGCTGGATGTTGACAAGCTTCTGTCGCTGATCCGGGTCTGGATGCCGAAATGA
- a CDS encoding YaeQ family protein — MAQNATIYKVELSVADMDRHYYETHKLTVAKHPSETDERLMVRLLAFALNAEAELEMTRGLSTDDEPDIWQKSLSGDLELWVALGLPSEKVIRQSCSKSKKVTVYAYGGRQAEIWWDKIKGSSARFDNLQVINLTQEDTAGLAKEANRSMKLQVNIQDGDVMVSVDGSVLYVSPTKWKAAA; from the coding sequence ATGGCGCAGAATGCCACCATCTACAAAGTCGAGCTGTCCGTGGCCGATATGGATCGCCACTATTACGAAACCCACAAGCTGACCGTTGCAAAACACCCTTCCGAGACGGATGAGCGGCTGATGGTGCGACTTCTTGCCTTCGCCCTCAACGCCGAAGCCGAGCTGGAGATGACCAGGGGCCTCTCAACGGATGACGAGCCGGACATCTGGCAAAAGAGCCTCAGCGGCGATCTTGAACTATGGGTCGCACTGGGCCTGCCCAGCGAGAAGGTCATTCGCCAGTCCTGCAGCAAATCCAAAAAGGTCACCGTCTACGCCTATGGCGGCAGGCAGGCCGAGATCTGGTGGGATAAAATCAAGGGCAGTTCCGCGCGCTTCGACAATCTGCAGGTGATCAACCTGACACAGGAAGACACGGCCGGGCTGGCGAAGGAGGCAAATCGCTCGATGAAGCTGCAGGTCAATATCCAGGATGGCGACGTGATGGTCAGCGTCGATGGCAGCGTTCTCTATGTCAGTCCGACAAAATGGAAGGCTGCTGCTTAA
- a CDS encoding DeoR/GlpR family DNA-binding transcription regulator — translation MWSHERQAQILGQLTARQKVSTGELAEQFDVSRETIRRDLLEMEESGLLNRVHGGATLARSGIEPEPAYEMRRAENVAQKIAIGRKALTLVPEGSTLFIDTGTTTIAFARELAARGNIRVITNSFEIARIMSSGRECDILLLGGRPHRDVPATYGEMTLSQIDRFLADFAVISPVGLHADRGVTDYELHEAEVARAMMRRAQSNILLCDSGKIGAESRVSICRLEEINHLVTDPHPRGASLTLTRGTVHFCEVTTGS, via the coding sequence ATGTGGTCGCATGAGCGGCAGGCGCAGATCCTCGGTCAGCTGACCGCCCGGCAGAAGGTTTCGACCGGCGAGCTCGCGGAACAATTCGATGTCTCGCGCGAGACGATCCGGCGCGATCTTCTGGAAATGGAGGAAAGCGGGCTTCTGAACCGCGTCCATGGCGGGGCGACCCTGGCGCGATCCGGGATCGAACCCGAGCCGGCCTATGAAATGCGCCGCGCCGAGAATGTGGCCCAGAAAATCGCCATCGGGCGCAAGGCCCTGACCCTGGTCCCCGAAGGATCGACGCTCTTCATTGACACCGGCACCACCACCATCGCTTTCGCGCGCGAACTGGCCGCGCGGGGCAATATCCGCGTGATCACCAATTCCTTCGAGATTGCCCGCATCATGTCTTCGGGGCGAGAATGCGATATCCTTCTGCTTGGGGGGCGGCCGCATCGCGATGTGCCAGCGACCTATGGCGAGATGACCCTGTCGCAGATCGACCGCTTCCTTGCCGATTTCGCTGTCATCTCGCCGGTGGGCCTGCATGCCGACCGCGGCGTCACTGATTACGAGCTGCATGAGGCCGAGGTCGCCCGGGCGATGATGCGTCGCGCCCAGTCGAATATTCTGCTTTGCGATTCCGGAAAAATCGGCGCGGAAAGCCGGGTCTCGATCTGTCGCCTTGAGGAGATCAACCATCTGGTCACCGATCCTCATCCACGCGGTGCCAGTCTGACCCTGACACGCGGCACTGTGCATTTTTGCGAGGTTACGACAGGCAGTTGA
- a CDS encoding 16S rRNA pseudouridine(516) synthase translates to MPKAVTARIDKLLSSMGYGSRSEIGRLARAGRITLDGAKPVDVTSRITVDADLPARLSVDDAPLDPVAGMVILMNKPAGVTCSHSEAGPLVYGLLPPRWRQRDPVLSTVGRLDKETSGLLLLTDDGALLHRIISPRRKVSKTYRATLARPLNGDEAALFASGDLMLKGETKPLDPAVLDILSPTEALLTITEGRYHQVRRMFAACGNHVEALHRERLGQLRLPEDLEAGAWRLLGEEDQQRVFLQDGPG, encoded by the coding sequence ATGCCGAAAGCCGTAACCGCCCGGATCGACAAATTGCTCTCCTCCATGGGCTATGGATCGCGCAGCGAGATAGGCCGGCTGGCGCGCGCCGGGCGGATCACGCTGGATGGGGCAAAACCCGTCGATGTGACAAGCCGCATCACGGTTGACGCGGATCTGCCGGCACGCCTGAGTGTCGACGATGCGCCGCTTGATCCCGTGGCTGGGATGGTGATCCTGATGAACAAGCCCGCCGGCGTGACCTGCTCGCACAGCGAAGCGGGGCCCCTGGTCTACGGCCTGCTGCCGCCGCGCTGGCGGCAGCGTGATCCGGTCCTCTCGACGGTCGGCCGGCTTGACAAAGAAACCTCGGGTCTCCTGCTCCTGACCGACGATGGCGCTCTTCTGCATCGGATCATCAGCCCGCGACGCAAGGTCAGCAAGACCTATCGCGCCACCCTTGCCCGACCGCTGAACGGCGACGAGGCAGCGCTGTTTGCCTCTGGCGATCTGATGCTGAAAGGCGAGACAAAGCCGCTGGACCCCGCTGTTCTGGACATCCTGTCGCCGACCGAAGCCCTGCTCACGATCACGGAGGGGCGATACCATCAGGTGCGCCGCATGTTCGCGGCCTGTGGCAATCATGTCGAGGCGCTGCATCGTGAGCGCCTGGGGCAGCTGCGCCTGCCTGAGGATCTGGAGGCCGGTGCCTGGAGGCTGCTCGGGGAGGAAGATCAGCAGCGGGTCTTTCTGCAGGATGGTCCCGGCTGA
- a CDS encoding mechanosensitive ion channel family protein, whose protein sequence is MHNLWAFAVDTPWVETLFWLSALILAAILVNIVTKAVLVKLLHRLIEGVQYIQGPEVVRSGVIARIANAAPALVISAGIMQVPGLPFAIATIVRNVANAFNILVFAMAISAALGLFHTIWNRRSAGNGRSIKGYVQVATILVYGIAAILMVAAVIDRSPLILLSGLGALTAVLILVFQDTLLSLVASVQISSTDMVKVGDWVEMPAQNADGDVIEIALHTVKVQNWDKTITTVPIRNLVTQPFKNWRGMQETGGRRIKRSLYIDQNTIRYLSDDELLRLQQMKPIRSYIERKTRELSDWNAVLEPDEISSNRRQLTNIGTFRAYVESYLKAHSQLRQDMTMIVRQLPPEADGLPFEIYCFTNTIAWVAYEGIQSDIFDHLYGVLPEFGLSVFQSPSGSDFRRLPIRDGA, encoded by the coding sequence ATGCATAACCTCTGGGCCTTCGCGGTCGATACTCCCTGGGTCGAAACCCTTTTCTGGCTCAGTGCGCTGATCCTTGCCGCAATCCTGGTGAACATCGTTACAAAGGCCGTGCTGGTGAAACTTCTTCACCGCCTGATCGAAGGTGTTCAATATATTCAGGGACCCGAGGTTGTACGGTCCGGGGTGATCGCAAGGATCGCCAATGCCGCGCCTGCCCTGGTGATTTCTGCCGGTATCATGCAGGTGCCGGGCTTGCCCTTTGCCATCGCCACAATCGTCCGAAACGTCGCGAACGCGTTCAATATCCTGGTTTTTGCGATGGCCATCTCGGCCGCGCTCGGGCTGTTCCACACCATCTGGAACCGGCGTTCTGCGGGCAATGGCAGATCCATAAAGGGCTATGTTCAGGTAGCCACAATTCTCGTCTATGGCATTGCGGCGATTCTGATGGTTGCGGCTGTCATCGACCGCTCACCCCTGATTCTTCTCTCCGGGCTTGGTGCGCTGACCGCCGTTCTGATCCTCGTTTTTCAGGATACGCTTCTGTCGCTGGTCGCATCGGTTCAGATCAGCTCGACCGACATGGTCAAGGTTGGTGACTGGGTGGAAATGCCGGCCCAGAATGCCGATGGCGATGTGATCGAGATCGCGCTCCATACCGTAAAAGTCCAGAACTGGGACAAGACGATCACGACGGTTCCGATCCGGAATCTCGTAACCCAGCCCTTCAAGAACTGGCGCGGGATGCAGGAAACAGGCGGGCGCAGGATCAAGCGCTCGCTCTACATCGATCAGAATACCATCCGATATCTTTCGGATGACGAGTTGCTTCGACTGCAGCAGATGAAGCCCATCAGAAGCTATATCGAGCGCAAAACCCGTGAACTGTCGGACTGGAACGCGGTGCTTGAGCCCGATGAAATCAGCTCTAACCGCCGCCAACTGACCAATATCGGCACCTTCCGTGCCTATGTGGAAAGTTATCTCAAAGCGCATTCGCAGCTTCGTCAGGATATGACGATGATCGTGCGTCAGCTTCCCCCCGAGGCCGACGGGCTGCCGTTCGAGATCTATTGCTTTACGAACACCATCGCCTGGGTGGCCTATGAGGGCATACAGTCGGATATTTTCGACCACCTTTACGGCGTCCTGCCAGAGTTCGGCCTCTCTGTGTTTCAGTCACCTTCGGGGAGTGATTTCAGAAGATTGCCAATTCGTGACGGTGCCTGA
- a CDS encoding MFS transporter has product MASQTETGGPGLMRLDEAPMRPVHILAAAAVLGGAALDGYVLGVVGPALALAKQEMELSALGQGLIAASALIGVFIGGLFFGNLADRFGRRPVFSWNLLAFVLLSVLQLFVQEVWQLVLLRLALGLAVGVEYAVGTSVLAEFSRRKGRGVLLGSFAVGWQVGFTIAFVYGNLIYSGDNWRLLLATSAIPALMVFLLRIGLPETPMWLKARGRDAEAQAVVERHFGKGFAIPDVELKLIQPSARDLLKGPNVRQHLYSGLFWFCQVGPFFAIFTFIGPVFDSLGIEDQTTVDIWLNLVQILGAVFGLFLIAWLSRRHFVISTFAVMFVTLLAIGLFPQAPIWVIVGLFAIYMFVAPAANNIQYVYPAEIFDTHLRSTGVGFSAAFSRISAAAAVYLLPYALETLGASAALMIMAGLPLLGLVMSILWAPETKRKALL; this is encoded by the coding sequence ATGGCTTCTCAAACTGAAACGGGCGGGCCTGGCCTGATGCGGCTGGATGAGGCGCCCATGCGGCCTGTCCATATCCTTGCGGCGGCGGCAGTTCTTGGGGGCGCAGCGCTTGACGGCTATGTGCTGGGGGTTGTCGGACCGGCCCTGGCACTTGCGAAACAGGAGATGGAGCTTTCCGCCCTGGGCCAGGGGCTGATTGCGGCGAGTGCCCTGATCGGCGTCTTTATCGGCGGACTGTTCTTTGGCAATCTGGCCGACCGCTTCGGCCGCAGGCCGGTATTCTCCTGGAACCTGCTGGCTTTCGTCCTGCTCTCGGTTTTGCAGCTTTTCGTGCAGGAGGTCTGGCAACTGGTGCTCTTGCGCCTTGCGCTTGGTCTGGCGGTCGGGGTGGAATATGCGGTCGGCACCTCGGTTCTTGCCGAATTCTCGCGCCGCAAAGGGCGCGGCGTGTTGCTGGGCAGCTTTGCGGTGGGCTGGCAGGTCGGTTTCACCATCGCCTTTGTCTATGGCAATCTGATCTATTCCGGCGACAACTGGCGGCTGTTGCTGGCAACCAGCGCGATTCCGGCCCTTATGGTGTTTTTGTTGCGCATAGGCCTGCCGGAAACACCGATGTGGCTGAAGGCCCGCGGCCGCGACGCCGAGGCTCAGGCTGTGGTCGAACGCCATTTCGGCAAGGGCTTTGCGATCCCCGATGTGGAGCTGAAGCTCATCCAGCCCTCGGCGCGTGACTTGCTGAAAGGGCCGAATGTCCGCCAGCATCTCTATTCCGGCCTGTTCTGGTTCTGCCAGGTGGGGCCGTTCTTCGCGATCTTCACCTTTATCGGGCCGGTGTTCGACTCGCTCGGGATCGAGGATCAGACCACGGTCGATATCTGGCTGAACCTCGTGCAGATCCTGGGGGCGGTTTTCGGCCTCTTCCTGATCGCCTGGCTCAGCCGCCGACATTTCGTCATTTCCACCTTCGCGGTGATGTTCGTGACGCTGCTGGCGATCGGTCTGTTCCCGCAGGCGCCGATCTGGGTGATTGTCGGCCTTTTCGCGATCTATATGTTTGTCGCGCCTGCGGCCAATAACATTCAATACGTCTATCCCGCCGAGATTTTCGACACGCATCTGCGCTCGACCGGGGTTGGGTTCTCGGCGGCTTTCTCGCGGATCTCGGCGGCAGCGGCGGTCTATCTCCTGCCCTATGCGCTTGAGACCCTCGGCGCATCGGCGGCGCTGATGATCATGGCGGGCCTCCCGCTTCTGGGGCTGGTGATGTCCATCCTCTGGGCCCCCGAGACGAAGAGAAAAGCCCTGCTCTGA
- the hisN gene encoding histidinol-phosphatase, translating into MPRDSKSDPGNDLRFLTQAAEAAKEITLSWFRRPIEVEDKEDKSPVTIADRATEAMLRRMIAERFPEDGIFGEEEAPSNLDSRRIWVVDPIDGTKSFVTGHPLYGCLIALLEDGVPVLGQIDMPAIGERWQGYAGQPSTFNGVPCQTRACKTIADAWIYTTNPFAFPDRSKPAFDAVSAKGRLTRYGGDCYNYGLLASGHCDLVIETGLQPFDYLPLVAVVEGAGGVITDWDGRPLTLQSAGDVVASATPELHAEVLRHLSGQAPEHPG; encoded by the coding sequence ATGCCACGAGATTCCAAATCAGATCCCGGTAATGACCTGCGTTTCCTGACGCAGGCAGCTGAGGCTGCGAAGGAAATTACCCTGTCCTGGTTCCGTCGCCCGATCGAGGTCGAGGACAAGGAAGACAAGTCGCCGGTCACCATCGCTGACCGCGCGACCGAAGCCATGCTGCGCCGCATGATCGCGGAAAGATTCCCCGAAGACGGGATCTTCGGCGAGGAAGAAGCACCGAGCAATCTCGACAGCCGTCGCATCTGGGTGGTGGATCCGATTGACGGCACCAAGAGCTTTGTGACCGGCCATCCGCTTTACGGCTGCCTGATTGCGCTTCTGGAAGACGGCGTTCCGGTGCTGGGTCAGATCGACATGCCGGCGATCGGCGAACGCTGGCAGGGTTATGCGGGCCAGCCCAGCACCTTCAACGGGGTGCCCTGTCAGACGCGCGCCTGCAAGACAATCGCCGATGCCTGGATTTATACGACCAACCCGTTCGCCTTCCCTGACCGCTCGAAACCCGCCTTTGACGCGGTCAGTGCGAAGGGCCGGCTGACCCGCTATGGGGGTGACTGCTACAATTACGGGCTGCTGGCCTCGGGGCATTGCGATCTCGTCATCGAAACCGGGCTACAACCTTTCGACTATCTGCCGCTGGTCGCTGTGGTTGAAGGCGCCGGGGGCGTGATCACCGACTGGGACGGCCGCCCGCTCACCTTGCAATCTGCCGGTGATGTCGTCGCCTCGGCCACGCCAGAGCTGCATGCCGAAGTGTTGCGCCATCTGTCGGGACAAGCGCCGGAGCACCCTGGCTGA
- a CDS encoding protein-glutamate O-methyltransferase CheR, translating to MTTPVSVSDKISDIETDLFLEALRRRYHYDFSAYARSSLVRRVEVARTRLGCDSISAMQARVLREPELLHDVIDAMTVQVSDLFRDPGYYLALRQKVIPHLHTFPSLKVWVPGCANGEELYSLAILFAEEGLLDRTMFYATEINRRALSKASAGIYDTGRVPKFSENYRAAGGKTTLSDYYTAAYRGAAFHRHLRQRTLFSEHDLATDQVFSEMHLISCRNVLIYFDETLQNRVLGLFAESLVRGGFLGLGSHETLRFSKIKPAFSAHDEGERIWRRTNIEKIENA from the coding sequence ATGACGACCCCGGTTTCAGTCAGCGACAAAATCAGTGACATTGAAACGGATCTGTTTCTCGAGGCGCTCCGGCGGCGCTATCACTATGATTTCAGCGCTTACGCCCGTTCATCGCTTGTGCGGCGGGTGGAGGTGGCGCGGACCCGCCTCGGCTGTGACAGCATTTCGGCGATGCAGGCGCGGGTGCTGCGCGAGCCGGAGCTGTTGCATGACGTGATTGACGCCATGACGGTCCAGGTCAGCGATCTGTTCCGCGATCCGGGCTATTACCTCGCCCTGCGCCAGAAGGTTATCCCGCATCTGCACACCTTCCCCTCGCTGAAGGTCTGGGTGCCGGGCTGCGCCAATGGCGAGGAGCTCTATTCGCTGGCCATTCTCTTCGCCGAAGAGGGTCTGCTGGATCGAACCATGTTCTACGCGACCGAAATCAACCGCCGCGCGCTCAGCAAGGCCTCGGCCGGGATCTATGACACCGGACGCGTGCCAAAGTTCAGCGAGAATTACCGCGCGGCCGGCGGCAAGACGACGCTTTCCGACTATTACACCGCAGCCTATCGCGGCGCGGCATTCCACCGTCATCTGCGCCAGCGCACGCTGTTTTCCGAACATGACCTCGCGACCGATCAGGTATTTTCCGAAATGCATCTGATCTCGTGCCGCAATGTGCTGATCTATTTCGACGAAACCCTCCAGAACCGCGTTCTGGGGCTTTTCGCGGAATCGCTGGTGCGTGGTGGCTTCCTTGGCCTTGGTTCGCATGAGACATTGCGGTTCTCGAAGATCAAACCTGCTTTCAGCGCCCATGACGAGGGTGAGCGCATCTGGCGCCGCACGAATATCGAAAAGATTGAAAATGCCTAA